One genomic segment of Methanotorris formicicus Mc-S-70 includes these proteins:
- a CDS encoding tRNA uridine(34) 5-carboxymethylaminomethyl modification radical SAM/GNAT enzyme Elp3, protein MDDYKKFIRCMIDNILNEYEKKKEVSKDRIEQIKSKCLRKFRYLNVGFPLNSEILKYATEEEKKILIPLLRKKPVRTLSGVAVVAVMTSPEKCPHGKCIFCPGGRGSVFGDVPQSYTGREPATMRGLMYKFNPYEQTKVRLEQLEKVGHPTNKVELIIMGGTFPARDIEYQDWFIKGCLDAMNKKISNSLEEAQKLNETAEHRCVALCIETRPDYCKEEHINQMLKLGATRVELGVQSIYNDVLKFVERGHTVEDAIKATQLLKDSGLKVSYHMMPGLPNTTEEMDKKMFYEIFNNPDFKPDLIKIYPCLVIRGTELYEMWKKGEYKPLNDDEAVELITYVKSIMPKWVRTSRIQRDIPATVIVDGVKKSNLGELIYKNLGRKGIKCKCIRCREVGHVMYKKGIMPEIEHIKLCREDYEASGGTEIFLSYEDVKNDILIAYLRLRIPYKPFRKEIDDKTALIRQLHVCGQEKPLTKDIKEITWQHKGYGKKLLEEAERIAKEEFNMSKILVTSGIGVREYYRRFGYDRIGAYMGKYLK, encoded by the coding sequence ATGGACGATTACAAGAAATTCATAAGGTGTATGATTGATAACATATTGAACGAATATGAAAAGAAAAAGGAGGTTTCAAAAGACAGAATTGAGCAAATAAAATCAAAGTGTTTAAGAAAATTTAGGTATTTAAATGTGGGATTTCCATTAAACTCTGAGATATTAAAATATGCCACTGAGGAAGAGAAAAAAATTCTCATTCCACTATTGAGAAAAAAGCCAGTCAGAACATTATCTGGTGTTGCAGTTGTTGCAGTAATGACATCTCCTGAAAAATGTCCACATGGAAAATGCATTTTCTGCCCAGGAGGGAGAGGAAGTGTCTTTGGAGATGTGCCACAAAGTTACACAGGAAGGGAACCAGCGACAATGAGGGGGTTGATGTATAAATTCAACCCATACGAGCAAACAAAGGTGAGATTGGAACAGTTGGAGAAAGTTGGACATCCAACAAATAAGGTCGAACTTATTATTATGGGGGGGACGTTTCCAGCAAGAGATATAGAATATCAAGATTGGTTCATAAAAGGTTGCTTAGATGCCATGAACAAAAAAATATCAAATAGTTTAGAGGAAGCACAAAAACTTAATGAAACTGCAGAGCATAGATGCGTTGCTTTGTGCATTGAAACGAGACCCGATTATTGTAAAGAAGAGCATATAAACCAAATGCTAAAATTGGGAGCAACAAGGGTGGAACTTGGAGTTCAGAGTATATATAATGATGTCTTAAAGTTTGTTGAAAGGGGACATACTGTTGAAGATGCAATAAAAGCAACTCAACTGTTGAAGGATAGTGGTTTAAAGGTTTCTTACCATATGATGCCAGGTTTGCCAAACACAACAGAAGAGATGGACAAAAAGATGTTTTATGAAATATTTAATAACCCAGATTTTAAACCCGATTTAATTAAAATCTATCCATGTTTGGTTATTAGAGGGACAGAATTATATGAGATGTGGAAGAAAGGGGAATATAAGCCATTAAATGATGATGAGGCGGTTGAGTTAATAACTTATGTAAAGTCCATAATGCCAAAATGGGTTAGAACTTCAAGAATTCAGAGGGATATTCCTGCAACGGTTATCGTTGATGGAGTTAAGAAGAGTAATTTGGGAGAATTAATTTACAAAAACTTAGGGAGAAAGGGCATTAAATGCAAATGTATAAGGTGCAGAGAAGTTGGGCATGTTATGTACAAGAAAGGCATAATGCCTGAGATTGAGCACATAAAATTATGTAGAGAGGATTATGAGGCAAGTGGAGGAACAGAGATATTCCTATCTTATGAAGATGTGAAGAATGATATTTTAATTGCTTATTTGAGATTGAGGATTCCATACAAACCATTTAGAAAAGAGATTGATGATAAAACTGCATTAATAAGACAACTACATGTTTGTGGGCAGGAAAAACCTTTAACAAAGGATATAAAAGAAATTACATGGCAACATAAGGGATATGGAAAAAAACTTTTAGAAGAGGCAGAGAGGATTGCAAAAGAAGAATTCAACATGAGTAAAATTTTAGTAACAAGTGGTATCGGGGTTAGGGAGTACTACAGAAGGTTTGGATATGATAGGATAGGAGCATATATGGGCAAATATTTAAAATAA
- a CDS encoding SemiSWEET transporter: MAIEFDMIGYIAGTLTTFASLPQLIKSLKTNDMSGVSLYFVVTFTLGLSLWLVYGILKNDYPIIIFNIISLMFWIPITYLKIRDELERS; the protein is encoded by the coding sequence TTTGATATGATAGGTTATATTGCTGGAACATTGACAACATTTGCTTCCCTACCTCAACTAATAAAATCATTAAAAACAAATGATATGAGTGGGGTTTCACTTTATTTTGTAGTCACCTTCACTTTGGGACTTTCATTATGGCTTGTTTATGGGATTTTGAAGAACGACTATCCGATAATAATATTTAACATAATTTCGTTGATGTTTTGGATTCCAATAACGTATTTAAAGATAAGGGATGAATTAGAAAGAAGTTGA